A genome region from Bacillaceae bacterium IKA-2 includes the following:
- a CDS encoding Gfo/Idh/MocA family oxidoreductase, which produces MSINKTHIGIIGLGAIGERLMKQFQGQEDLVVTAFCDTNEIRLKAMAETFAIKSVTIDYQELLANEDLQAVYVAVPPKYHEEIVLAAVAAGKHILCEKPLANSLEEAKQIVTSVEKTNLVHAMHFPLNYQTSLQQFELLINEGYIGNLRRINLKMHFPHWPRLWQQSEWVAGREQGGYVLEVGVHWIQAIQRIFGSITEVRSQLQFPDDPSSCENGIIAEMKLENGISILIDGLSNIGGEEQIEFAAYGTEGTIMLRNWRQLLAAKSGAELEEIPVINGNGKNLISEFSKAIHGQEAAELYDFSVGYNAQIVLEALRNPKHNNWQKINN; this is translated from the coding sequence ATGTCAATCAACAAAACCCATATAGGAATTATTGGTTTAGGAGCAATTGGTGAACGATTAATGAAGCAATTTCAAGGGCAAGAAGATCTCGTCGTAACGGCTTTTTGTGATACCAATGAGATTCGCTTAAAAGCAATGGCTGAAACGTTTGCTATTAAAAGCGTTACGATAGATTATCAAGAACTTCTCGCTAATGAAGATCTTCAAGCCGTCTATGTTGCTGTCCCACCAAAATATCACGAGGAAATCGTATTAGCCGCCGTCGCAGCAGGAAAGCATATTTTGTGTGAAAAACCATTAGCTAATTCTCTGGAAGAAGCTAAGCAAATAGTAACATCTGTTGAAAAAACAAATCTCGTTCATGCGATGCACTTTCCGTTAAACTATCAAACAAGTTTGCAACAATTTGAATTGCTCATTAACGAAGGCTACATAGGCAACCTTCGCCGCATTAATTTAAAAATGCACTTCCCTCACTGGCCGAGGCTTTGGCAGCAAAGTGAGTGGGTCGCAGGGCGTGAGCAGGGTGGTTATGTGTTAGAAGTTGGTGTTCATTGGATTCAAGCGATCCAGCGAATCTTTGGTTCAATCACTGAAGTACGTTCACAATTGCAATTCCCTGATGATCCATCCTCTTGTGAAAACGGAATTATTGCTGAAATGAAACTAGAAAACGGAATTTCAATTTTAATTGATGGGTTAAGCAATATCGGCGGGGAAGAACAAATTGAATTTGCGGCGTACGGTACAGAAGGAACAATTATGCTACGTAATTGGAGACAATTATTAGCTGCAAAAAGCGGAGCTGAATTAGAGGAAATCCCTGTAATTAATGGTAACGGTAAAAATTTGATTTCTGAGTTTTCAAAAGCAATCCATGGTCAAGAAGCTGCTGAGCTTTATGATTTTTCTGTAGGATATAACGCTCAAATTGTGTTAGAAGCATTACGCAATCCAAAGCATAATAATTGGCAAAAGATAAACAATTAA
- a CDS encoding class I SAM-dependent methyltransferase, which translates to MMKKNFARYYDAFMKPFEHRYITKWRKELLTHARGKVLEIGAGTGINFPHYRQCEEVVALEPNPFMIEMAEVRRKQATIPITILAGKAEVLPFANEQFDTIVVTLVLCSVDDPKRALAEMKRVLKTNGTLLFIEHVKMKQPILATLQNMLTPVWKRIGDGCHLNRDTEQTIKDAGLNIISVKSHLSSFAISLIVKKIGKST; encoded by the coding sequence ATGATGAAAAAAAATTTTGCGAGATATTATGACGCTTTTATGAAACCATTTGAGCATAGATACATTACGAAGTGGCGGAAAGAATTACTCACACATGCACGCGGAAAAGTGTTGGAAATTGGAGCAGGTACGGGTATTAATTTTCCCCATTATCGACAGTGTGAAGAAGTAGTTGCGCTCGAACCTAACCCTTTTATGATCGAGATGGCCGAGGTTAGAAGAAAACAAGCTACTATTCCAATTACCATTTTAGCTGGAAAGGCTGAGGTATTGCCATTTGCTAATGAACAATTTGACACGATTGTTGTTACGCTAGTACTTTGTTCAGTGGATGATCCAAAACGTGCGTTAGCTGAGATGAAACGAGTTTTAAAAACTAATGGAACCCTTTTATTTATTGAACACGTTAAAATGAAGCAGCCCATTTTAGCTACTCTGCAAAACATGCTGACCCCCGTCTGGAAGCGAATTGGTGACGGATGTCACTTAAATAGAGACACAGAACAAACCATTAAAGATGCTGGATTGAATATCATTTCGGTGAAGTCTCATCTTTCTAGTTTTGCGATTTCATTAATTGTTAAAAAAATAGGTAAATCTACATAA
- a CDS encoding MFS transporter, producing the protein MQETQRLQRASRNLLFFTGSEFIGTIGAYVYMFGIGLFVLGLTGSAASFAMTILCAMVPRIILAPIAGYVVDHLPKKLVVVLSHSLSTLTMIIILSYTLIYGLSLPVIYFTAALLAVFSTFAGIGLTSAIANFVDEARIQRAVSLTQSSTSTAKILGPVLGGVMFGFFSIEVFLLFHAVAYGITTLLEASIHFKLYYKSGTEEAVGAVKKGIWGGIKEGAVYVKNHKILFPIMTVALWVNFFFIASLVGIPFIVIKVLSGTSQQLGFIEAMIGVGTLVTSIFIATRPEVRRPIKTIRGGLLALSVIFGLMAVPLLISMPNWGFVSFFMAIGFAMGLLMVIINTPIMVLIQKTTPENYRGRVFGLLEMVASGISPLGLILYGFLYDVINPQWIILVSASLLFLVTLYGLRPSRVNDEEIEETAFEQPPIAESV; encoded by the coding sequence ATGCAAGAAACACAACGGTTACAACGGGCTTCGCGAAACTTACTATTTTTTACAGGCAGTGAATTTATTGGAACAATCGGAGCTTATGTGTATATGTTTGGTATTGGGCTTTTTGTTTTAGGATTAACTGGTTCCGCTGCAAGCTTTGCAATGACAATACTTTGTGCGATGGTTCCCCGAATCATTTTAGCGCCTATCGCCGGCTATGTTGTTGATCATTTACCGAAAAAATTAGTTGTTGTGCTTTCACATTCTTTGTCAACTCTAACGATGATTATTATTCTTAGTTATACGTTAATATATGGCCTATCTTTACCAGTCATCTACTTCACCGCAGCCCTTTTGGCAGTATTTTCAACATTTGCAGGGATTGGCTTAACATCAGCAATCGCTAATTTTGTTGATGAAGCACGTATCCAACGTGCGGTTTCATTAACTCAGTCATCTACATCTACTGCTAAGATTCTGGGACCTGTTTTAGGTGGAGTCATGTTCGGCTTTTTCTCAATTGAAGTATTTTTATTATTTCACGCAGTGGCATATGGAATTACAACCCTTTTAGAAGCAAGTATTCATTTCAAATTGTACTATAAATCTGGAACAGAAGAAGCTGTAGGAGCGGTGAAAAAAGGCATCTGGGGAGGTATTAAAGAAGGCGCTGTATATGTGAAAAACCATAAAATTCTTTTTCCTATCATGACCGTTGCATTGTGGGTTAATTTTTTCTTTATCGCATCTCTTGTTGGAATACCATTTATCGTCATCAAAGTATTAAGTGGAACTTCTCAACAACTAGGTTTTATTGAAGCTATGATAGGTGTCGGTACTCTTGTAACATCTATTTTCATCGCAACACGACCAGAAGTGCGTCGACCGATTAAGACCATTCGCGGAGGATTGCTTGCTTTATCAGTTATTTTCGGATTGATGGCAGTTCCCTTGCTCATCAGCATGCCTAATTGGGGTTTTGTCAGCTTTTTTATGGCAATTGGTTTCGCAATGGGATTATTGATGGTGATCATTAACACGCCTATCATGGTGCTCATCCAAAAAACAACACCAGAAAACTATCGTGGTCGCGTATTTGGATTACTCGAAATGGTGGCATCAGGTATTTCACCATTGGGTCTTATCTTGTATGGCTTTCTTTACGATGTCATCAATCCCCAATGGATCATCCTCGTATCAGCAAGTCTTCTCTTTCTCGTCACCCTTTATGGATTGCGCCCATCACGTGTGAATGATGAAGAAATCGAAGAAACTGCCTTTGAACAACCGCCTATTGCAGAGAGTGTTTGA
- a CDS encoding helix-turn-helix transcriptional regulator, protein MNDLGERIRQLRKERKMTLLDVAGKQLSKGMLSLIENGRAKPSMESLAHIANQLGVDVYVLLEERSSEEVKRLLQKTEDKIENVEILFSTLNLKEQYKNIYQDLKPIYEQKLPNTYETGRLFELGGRCLMNAEEVEEGKKLVVKSIQIFESLFLFDHALKAKIRFVYEKLATGQFEDALKMFYALHDEYMGKITVIDTIVQIELDYLELILLFSIGEYQKGKEVLDRLLRFSKRKSVFYLMDDIYRIAAFQALLNKNSEDFKLFLLKSQQFALFTDNKQTYGFSLFIEAHYHNEITKNFDQALAVLMKLDKLGPKIGAEIDGYYYLEKGKALYGKGKIEAALAQFAQFKLPIIASHPFDLAVLFTMESYRARCLYEKGCTEEARRFAKRAADKVAKLSHKTPYHTFIDETLQLVKQEPEVK, encoded by the coding sequence ATGAATGATTTAGGAGAACGAATCAGACAACTGCGCAAAGAGCGGAAAATGACTCTTTTAGATGTTGCCGGAAAACAATTATCTAAAGGGATGCTTAGTCTTATTGAAAATGGACGAGCAAAGCCTTCTATGGAAAGTCTGGCACATATTGCAAACCAACTTGGTGTTGATGTGTACGTGTTGTTGGAAGAGAGATCAAGTGAAGAAGTAAAGCGACTTTTACAAAAAACTGAAGACAAGATTGAAAATGTGGAAATATTGTTTTCAACTTTGAATTTAAAAGAGCAATATAAAAATATTTATCAAGACTTAAAACCGATCTACGAACAAAAACTCCCCAATACGTATGAGACAGGACGTCTATTTGAGTTAGGTGGTCGTTGTCTGATGAATGCAGAAGAAGTAGAAGAGGGGAAAAAATTAGTAGTAAAATCGATACAAATATTTGAATCATTATTTTTATTTGATCATGCCTTAAAAGCAAAAATACGTTTTGTATACGAAAAGTTAGCAACTGGTCAATTCGAGGATGCATTAAAGATGTTTTATGCGTTACATGATGAGTATATGGGAAAAATTACTGTTATTGATACCATCGTTCAAATTGAACTCGATTATCTAGAATTAATATTACTTTTTAGTATAGGTGAATATCAAAAAGGAAAAGAAGTACTCGATCGCTTACTTCGTTTTTCTAAACGCAAAAGTGTTTTTTACCTTATGGATGATATTTATCGGATCGCTGCATTTCAAGCTTTACTTAATAAAAATAGTGAAGACTTTAAGCTTTTTCTATTGAAATCACAGCAATTTGCGCTTTTTACGGATAATAAACAAACGTATGGATTTTCATTGTTTATAGAAGCACATTATCACAATGAAATAACGAAAAATTTTGACCAAGCACTTGCAGTACTAATGAAATTAGATAAGTTAGGGCCTAAAATTGGGGCAGAGATAGATGGATATTATTATTTGGAAAAAGGAAAAGCACTTTATGGTAAAGGGAAAATAGAAGCAGCATTGGCACAGTTTGCTCAATTTAAACTTCCTATCATTGCTAGTCATCCCTTTGATTTAGCTGTGCTATTCACTATGGAATCCTATCGAGCTCGATGTCTATATGAAAAAGGTTGCACAGAAGAAGCACGACGATTTGCAAAGCGAGCAGCAGATAAAGTGGCCAAGCTTTCTCACAAAACGCCCTATCACACATTTATAGATGAAACGCTTCAACTTGTGAAGCAAGAGCCAGAAGTGAAATAA
- a CDS encoding MotA/TolQ/ExbB proton channel family protein, which produces MVEVILKIFMNEQQAQSILSNSLIEFIFMVLFLTFVAAVFVHFILYSKLRRIRNFIGTTNSLDIDPLNKFQGEFEDKKALETVRVETFVQKKFSSWCMFNVPVVSLIKIIQMTVSVFILVGVLGTFIGLAMSLGSIDATGDQLVENVAIVLAGIDVAFYTSIAGMGLSLIMTIITRVANTEYMLTDIMLKTESYLEGNEQDEMGRLIEVSETINASIVQLRETNQESLQNIVQSFKGFQEYTVGLQQSARDLAKFNEGLSKNLQNFTVLFDGMKEVTAGFDNGVKKLNKNFDQLFIYFYKMDSRNERMTSAFTETYKKVAELSNSQTETLNQFQTSVVELKDYFSSIANRQESIHATFERTVAQSDNLVRMMKENNKQFKGIFGDDVSSKLSGINTYLKELRNDFDKLGNSIVMLPDALETISLAQGEYKNLLSDRFDELKQFNKDFNNHLKAHSTDSQLFEKHLNDASRSYQQVGVKNSQLLSEINRTVTQMTDSFNHREKGIESSVGVLKDTLSRYVANLDGTLGDKLDKVSRNIGEYVVGMNDSIKKEFKQIGEITVDNQQRNARYTQQTISELNQEFQNLNRQLQAFTQEAVRQSNRVRVGSND; this is translated from the coding sequence ATGGTTGAAGTAATTTTAAAAATATTTATGAATGAACAGCAAGCCCAATCTATTTTATCCAACTCACTAATTGAATTTATTTTCATGGTGTTATTTTTAACGTTTGTCGCAGCGGTTTTCGTTCATTTTATTTTGTATAGTAAATTAAGAAGAATACGTAATTTTATAGGTACAACAAATTCATTGGATATTGATCCGCTAAATAAGTTCCAAGGGGAATTCGAAGATAAAAAAGCCTTAGAAACGGTAAGAGTTGAGACATTTGTTCAAAAGAAGTTCTCCAGTTGGTGTATGTTTAACGTGCCAGTGGTTAGTCTCATTAAAATTATTCAGATGACTGTGTCGGTTTTTATATTAGTAGGTGTATTAGGAACATTCATAGGGCTTGCTATGTCACTAGGAAGTATTGATGCAACTGGGGACCAGCTAGTAGAGAATGTGGCGATTGTACTTGCTGGCATCGATGTGGCGTTTTATACGAGTATTGCCGGTATGGGGTTATCGTTGATCATGACAATCATTACTCGAGTCGCAAATACAGAATATATGTTAACGGACATTATGTTAAAAACAGAGTCATATTTAGAAGGAAATGAACAAGATGAGATGGGCCGTCTCATTGAAGTATCTGAAACGATTAATGCTTCTATTGTTCAGCTTCGGGAAACAAACCAAGAATCGTTACAAAACATTGTTCAATCATTTAAAGGTTTTCAAGAATATACAGTTGGTTTACAGCAATCAGCGAGGGATTTAGCGAAGTTTAATGAGGGACTATCGAAGAACCTGCAAAATTTTACAGTTCTTTTTGATGGTATGAAAGAAGTCACTGCTGGCTTTGATAATGGCGTAAAGAAGTTAAATAAGAATTTTGACCAGTTATTCATTTATTTTTACAAGATGGATTCTAGAAATGAACGGATGACGAGTGCTTTTACCGAAACGTATAAAAAGGTAGCTGAACTATCAAATTCTCAGACGGAAACGTTGAATCAATTCCAAACTTCCGTTGTCGAATTGAAGGACTATTTCTCCTCTATTGCAAACAGGCAGGAATCAATCCATGCTACGTTTGAGAGGACGGTCGCACAAAGTGATAATCTCGTCCGGATGATGAAGGAAAATAATAAACAGTTTAAAGGTATTTTTGGAGACGATGTTAGCTCGAAACTATCTGGAATTAATACTTATTTGAAAGAACTTAGGAATGACTTTGATAAACTTGGGAATTCCATCGTCATGCTACCCGATGCATTAGAAACGATTAGCCTAGCACAAGGAGAATATAAAAATCTTCTCTCGGATCGTTTTGACGAATTGAAGCAATTTAATAAAGATTTTAATAATCATTTAAAAGCTCATTCTACAGATTCTCAACTCTTTGAAAAACACTTGAATGATGCATCCCGTTCCTATCAGCAAGTAGGTGTGAAAAATAGTCAATTGTTAAGTGAAATCAATCGTACGGTCACACAAATGACAGATTCGTTTAATCATCGCGAGAAAGGGATCGAGTCAAGCGTTGGTGTTCTAAAAGATACTCTATCAAGATATGTAGCCAATTTAGATGGAACACTTGGCGATAAATTAGATAAAGTAAGTAGAAACATAGGTGAATATGTCGTTGGTATGAATGACTCAATCAAAAAGGAATTTAAGCAAATAGGGGAAATAACGGTAGATAACCAACAAAGAAATGCTCGCTATACGCAGCAAACGATTAGTGAGTTGAATCAAGAATTTCAGAATCTAAATCGTCAGCTTCAGGCTTTCACGCAAGAAGCAGTGAGGCAAAGCAATCGAGTAAGGGTTGGAAGCAATGATTAA
- a CDS encoding OmpA family protein gives MMVIKSFQIEEMKRTIDQIMGVRVELINDLNEEFNDATLGIEIDEKTGALIFNTDILFEFDAVDLKPEAFQFLDEFVPAYLDVLLERGYESYISEIIIEGHADKMGGYLYNLELSQARAFSVAEYILSADFPYQNIQEHLKEKLTVNGKSYTDGRTDEKGNYSHKDSRRVEFKFRLKDEEILEKTRQLLGRN, from the coding sequence ATGATGGTCATTAAATCTTTTCAAATTGAAGAGATGAAAAGAACGATTGATCAAATTATGGGGGTCAGAGTTGAGTTAATAAATGATTTGAATGAAGAATTTAACGATGCTACTCTAGGTATTGAGATAGATGAGAAAACTGGCGCGCTGATCTTTAATACCGATATTTTGTTTGAATTTGATGCGGTTGACTTAAAGCCAGAGGCATTTCAGTTTTTAGATGAATTTGTTCCAGCCTATTTAGATGTGTTATTGGAAAGAGGTTATGAAAGCTATATTTCAGAAATCATCATCGAAGGTCATGCTGATAAAATGGGTGGCTATTTGTACAATTTAGAGCTTTCTCAGGCAAGGGCTTTTAGTGTCGCAGAGTATATTCTGAGTGCTGATTTTCCTTACCAAAATATTCAAGAACATTTGAAAGAAAAATTAACGGTAAACGGAAAGTCCTATACCGATGGTCGTACTGATGAAAAAGGGAACTATAGCCACAAAGATTCTCGCCGCGTCGAATTTAAATTCCGTTTAAAAGATGAAGAGATTTTAGAGAAAACACGCCAGTTACTAGGCAGGAATTAG
- a CDS encoding nuclease-related domain-containing protein, whose amino-acid sequence MLKLEALQERVPPTYPKRSYIEAELGKALAGWRGEQAIDYYLSFLQKENYVFIHDLRLKDSEGRFFQIDTLLLSQKYHIIIEVKNMAGTLYFNNDPQQLIQTTNSGEKGEKGEKAYNCPISQVERQQFQLQTFLKNLRPRVPEVPIVFLIVISNTNTVIRFAPTFKKAKQCVIQSAVIPEKVTNIHDTFKADILTQKELKKIARLLVKHHQVSNPDYLKRFDISRNDLLTGVHCPKCRQIPMQRKRGKWLCLSCQHSSKDAHIAALHDYFLLIDTTITNQQLRDFLHLPSISVASKMLTSLSLKKDGHYKGCFYSSEE is encoded by the coding sequence GTGCTGAAATTAGAAGCTTTACAAGAGAGAGTGCCACCTACTTATCCAAAACGGTCATACATTGAAGCGGAGTTAGGTAAAGCATTGGCAGGGTGGCGCGGCGAGCAGGCCATTGACTATTATCTTTCGTTTTTACAAAAAGAGAACTATGTATTTATTCATGATCTACGGCTCAAAGACAGTGAAGGGCGATTTTTTCAAATAGACACGCTCCTACTCTCACAAAAATACCATATCATTATTGAAGTGAAAAATATGGCAGGTACTTTATATTTTAATAATGACCCCCAACAATTAATTCAAACAACCAATAGTGGAGAAAAAGGAGAAAAAGGAGAAAAAGCTTACAATTGTCCAATTTCACAAGTGGAACGGCAACAATTTCAACTGCAAACTTTCCTCAAAAATCTCCGTCCACGAGTACCAGAGGTTCCGATTGTATTCTTAATCGTTATAAGTAACACTAATACAGTCATTAGATTTGCTCCAACATTTAAAAAAGCAAAGCAGTGTGTTATTCAGTCCGCAGTTATCCCCGAAAAAGTAACCAACATTCATGATACCTTCAAAGCTGATATTCTAACACAAAAAGAATTGAAAAAAATCGCCCGCCTCCTTGTCAAACATCATCAAGTTTCAAACCCAGACTATCTTAAAAGGTTTGATATTTCTCGAAACGATCTTCTGACAGGTGTGCATTGCCCAAAATGCCGTCAAATCCCAATGCAACGAAAGCGTGGCAAGTGGTTATGCCTTTCTTGTCAGCATTCTTCTAAAGATGCTCATATTGCAGCTCTCCACGACTACTTCCTTTTAATTGATACTACAATAACTAATCAGCAACTTCGAGACTTCCTTCATCTTCCATCAATCTCAGTAGCATCAAAAATGTTAACTTCACTATCTTTAAAAAAAGATGGTCATTACAAGGGTTGTTTTTACTCGTCTGAAGAATGA
- the guaC gene encoding GMP reductase, protein MDNVFDYEDIQLVPAKSIVKSRSECDTSVTLGKHTFKLPVVPANMQTIIDEKIAIYLAENNYFYIMHRFEPEKRRSFIKDMRSRQLIASISVGVKDEEYSFIQQLATEGLSPEYITIDIAHGHSNAVVEMIQHIKKHLPDSFLIAGNIGTPEAVRELENAGADATKVGIGPGKVCITKIKTGFGTGGWQLAALRWCAKAASKPVIADGGIRTHGDIAKSVRFGASMVMISSLFAGHEESPGETTERDGKLYKEYFGSASEFQKGEKRNVEGKKMHVEFRGYLKDTLIEMEQDLQSSISYAGGNKLDAIRLVDYVIVKSSIFNGDNIY, encoded by the coding sequence ATGGACAATGTATTTGATTATGAAGATATTCAATTGGTTCCGGCAAAAAGTATTGTAAAGAGTCGATCAGAGTGTGATACATCTGTAACTTTAGGCAAGCATACATTTAAACTGCCAGTTGTACCTGCTAATATGCAGACGATAATAGACGAGAAAATAGCTATTTACTTAGCGGAAAATAATTATTTCTACATTATGCATCGATTTGAACCAGAGAAGCGACGTTCTTTTATTAAAGATATGAGGTCACGTCAATTAATCGCATCTATTAGTGTTGGAGTGAAAGATGAAGAGTATAGCTTTATCCAACAATTAGCCACTGAAGGTCTTTCACCCGAATATATCACTATTGACATCGCGCATGGTCATTCGAATGCTGTGGTGGAAATGATCCAGCATATTAAAAAACATTTACCTGATAGTTTTCTTATTGCGGGGAACATCGGTACTCCCGAAGCAGTTAGAGAGTTAGAAAATGCAGGTGCTGATGCGACTAAAGTTGGTATTGGGCCAGGAAAAGTTTGTATTACGAAGATTAAGACAGGTTTCGGAACTGGTGGTTGGCAATTAGCCGCGCTACGTTGGTGTGCAAAGGCAGCGAGTAAACCAGTAATTGCTGATGGAGGAATTCGTACACATGGAGATATTGCTAAATCAGTAAGGTTTGGTGCAAGTATGGTGATGATTAGTTCATTATTTGCAGGACACGAAGAGTCTCCAGGAGAAACAACTGAAAGAGATGGAAAGCTCTATAAAGAATACTTCGGTTCCGCTTCGGAATTCCAAAAAGGCGAAAAGAGAAATGTAGAAGGAAAGAAGATGCATGTTGAATTCAGAGGCTATCTCAAAGATACGTTAATAGAAATGGAGCAAGATCTTCAATCTTCTATTTCTTATGCGGGTGGAAATAAATTAGATGCAATTCGACTAGTCGATTATGTCATCGTAAAAAGTTCAATTTTCAACGGCGATAATATATATTAA